From the Solanum lycopersicum chromosome 10, SLM_r2.1 genome, one window contains:
- the LOC104645320 gene encoding zinc finger protein ZAT1-like, whose translation MEAEDDQENNGSCEKGLSSSNFKVKINLKLKKDKDESRGDEEKNMLLMKQKKDHTCCECGKEFSSGKALGGHMSSAHVQANQRLEESLKKKKSLIKRSRIDDYVDDDEEVVLEEEEEMGDVVVSCEFCHKNFSSKKSLFGHMRCHPDKEWRGMKPPSKKISKSKGFDEASFEDVNEGFEDRFASLRDEEEEDGGGGGGGGVHLNVVELPPLKDWGAKDRRGRSPQKRCVSSTIMDDDKELHDAVQQLINLVNGDMNNNNNNNNRSEVMMSSSTSVGSAPKEVAFRDLKDKSKKKGVVADDTKEKNREETNKRKREKELVKLEPSQDLVPSLVLKKSVEVKYKCNVCGKMFATYQALGGHRSSHNKFKISIENTIDEIKGRNHEKNNNNTQDHGQLGNQEINNYGNIIINDRYGSNNNNVHKCKFCDKIFPTGQALGGHQRSHFTNNQEESSSQIASKVLDFDLNELPHLDDDTLL comes from the coding sequence ATGGAAGCTGAAGATGATCAAGAAAATAATGGATCTTGTGAAAAAGGTTTATCTTCAAGTAATTTTAAGGTGAAGATAAATCTTAAGCTCAAGAAAGATAAAGATGAAAGTCGCGGAGATGAAGAAAAGAACATGTTGTTGATGAAGCAAAAGAAAGATCATACATGTTGTGAGTGTGGAAAAGAGTTTAGCTCAGGAAAAGCTTTAGGTGGACATATGAGTAGTGCACATGTTCAAGCAAATCAAAGATTAGAAGAatctttgaagaagaaaaaatctttGATAAAAAGATCAAGAATTGATGATTATGTTGATGACGACGAAGAAGTTGTtctcgaagaagaagaagagatgggAGATGTGGTTGTAAGTTGTGAATTTTGTCATAAGAATTTTTCATCTAAGAAATCTTTATTTGGACATATGAGATGTCATCCTGATAAAGAATGGAGAGGTATGAAACCCCCTAGTAAAAAAATATCGAAAAGTAAGGGTTTTGATGAAGCTAGTTTTGAGGATGTGAATGAGGGTTTTGAGGATCGTTTTGCTAGTCTTcgagatgaagaagaagaagatggaggaggaggaggaggaggaggagttCATTTAAATGTGGTTGAACTACCTCCTTTGAAGGATTGGGGTGCGAAGGATAGACGAGGTAGATCCCCTCAAAAGAGATGTGTAAGTAGTACTATAATGGATGATGATAAGGAGCTACATGACGCGGTTCAACAGCTTATAAATTTAGTCAATGGAGACAtgaacaataacaacaacaacaataataggtCAGAGGTCATGATGAGTAGTAGCACTTCAGTTGGTAGTGCTCCTAAAGAAGTTGCTTTTCGCGATTTGAAGGATAAATCTAAGAAAAAGGGGGTTGTTGCTGATGATACTAAAGAAAAGAATCGTGAAGAAACCAACAAGAGGAAGAGGGAGAAGGAGCTAGTCAAATTGGAACCGAGCCAGGATTTGGTCCCCAGCCTGGTTCTCAAGAAATCAGTGGAGGTCAAATACAAATGTAATGTGTGTGGAAAGATGTTTGCGACTTATCAAGCACTAGGTGGACACAGATCGAGTCATAACAAGTTCAAGATTAGTATTGAGAACACGATCGATGAAATTAAGGGTAGAAATCatgaaaagaataataataatactcaaGATCATGGTCAATTGGGAAATcaagaaatcaataattatggcaacattattattaatgatCGATATggatctaataataataatgttcatAAGTGCAAATTTTGTGACAAGATTTTTCCTACTGGACAAGCACTTGGAGGTCATCAAAGGAGCCATTTTACAAATAATCAAGAAGAATCATCAAGTCAAATTGCAAGTAAAgttcttgattttgatcttaaTGAATTGCCTCATTTAGATGATGATACATTattataa